A genomic segment from Planctomycetaceae bacterium encodes:
- a CDS encoding DUF1844 domain-containing protein, which translates to MAENDKDKGGEEPKIIVDSDWKKQAQAEKEKLDKEVEESGAGGGRGPRRIPPASFSTLVSSLAMQVMMSLGGMQDPQTKRPVVDLALAKHHIDTLAMLEEKTKGNITDEEKKLLDEALYQVRMQYVQIAQRVSQL; encoded by the coding sequence ATGGCTGAGAACGATAAGGACAAGGGCGGCGAAGAACCCAAGATCATCGTCGATTCGGACTGGAAGAAGCAGGCCCAGGCCGAAAAGGAAAAGCTCGACAAGGAAGTGGAAGAAAGCGGCGCCGGCGGCGGGCGCGGACCGCGCCGGATTCCGCCGGCCAGCTTCTCGACCCTGGTCAGCTCGCTGGCGATGCAGGTCATGATGTCGCTGGGCGGCATGCAGGACCCGCAGACCAAGCGCCCGGTCGTCGACCTGGCGCTGGCCAAGCACCACATCGACACGCTGGCGATGCTCGAAGAAAAGACCAAGGGCAACATTACCGACGAGGAAAAGAAACTCCTCGACGAGGCCCTCTACCAGGTGCGGATGCAGTACGTGCAGATCGCACAACGAGTGTCGCAACTCTAA
- a CDS encoding MarC family protein, with translation METFRAFGEAAVSIFAIVNPVGSLPILISLTADTSDLDRRKLLRVAGVAALAIILSMALAGQFLLTKVFQIGMDELTFGGGLMLVVIGIRYIVQGSQQRQRAATQDVKAADQIGMAISPIASPLLVGPGTIVTVMLIVSRHGPLFGLAACLTAFVGVILILNYANVLYRLMGPLVSLAVGRVMEIFIVAIGVKFCFSAAAHVFPGLMR, from the coding sequence ATGGAAACCTTTCGTGCGTTCGGCGAGGCGGCGGTCAGCATTTTTGCCATCGTCAACCCCGTTGGCTCCCTGCCGATACTGATCTCCCTGACAGCCGACACTTCGGACCTCGATCGACGAAAGCTCTTGCGCGTGGCAGGCGTGGCGGCCTTGGCGATCATCCTGTCGATGGCGCTGGCGGGGCAGTTCCTGCTGACGAAGGTTTTTCAGATCGGCATGGACGAGCTGACCTTTGGCGGCGGGCTGATGCTCGTGGTCATCGGCATTCGCTACATCGTCCAGGGTTCGCAGCAGCGCCAGCGGGCGGCCACGCAGGATGTCAAAGCCGCCGACCAGATCGGCATGGCGATCTCGCCCATCGCCTCGCCGCTGCTGGTGGGTCCGGGCACGATCGTCACGGTGATGCTCATTGTCTCGCGGCACGGTCCGCTGTTTGGCCTGGCCGCGTGCCTGACGGCCTTCGTTGGCGTGATCCTCATCCTCAATTACGCCAACGTCCTCTACCGTCTGATGGGCCCGCTGGTCTCACTGGCCGTCGGGCGCGTGATGGAAATCTTCATCGTCGCCATCGGCGTGAAGTTCTGCTTCTCGGCCGCAGCGCACGTCTTCCCGGGATTGATGCGGTAA
- a CDS encoding transposase has translation MAGHTFSHHVLHVVFSTKQRRPLIRPDWRTRLYEYLCGIARQEFGCALAVGGTDNHVHGLLSIRTDVAVADALRKWKSLSSKWVHETFPGERIFGWQAGYGSFGVSSSNEEKVKAYILDQEQHHHARTFEEEFLELLRLHKVDYDPRYVFD, from the coding sequence ATGGCCGGCCACACATTCTCACATCACGTTCTCCACGTCGTCTTTAGCACCAAGCAGCGCCGTCCCCTCATCCGGCCAGACTGGCGCACGCGCCTGTACGAATACCTCTGCGGGATCGCGCGACAGGAGTTCGGCTGCGCGCTGGCCGTCGGCGGAACGGACAATCACGTTCATGGACTGCTTTCCATCCGCACAGACGTGGCCGTTGCAGACGCCCTGCGAAAATGGAAGAGCTTATCCAGCAAATGGGTCCACGAGACGTTTCCGGGCGAGCGGATCTTCGGCTGGCAGGCCGGGTATGGTTCCTTCGGCGTCAGTTCCTCCAATGAGGAAAAGGTGAAGGCGTACATCCTCGACCAGGAGCAACATCATCATGCGCGCACGTTCGAAGAAGAATTCCTCGAATTGCTGCGGCTACATAAGGTCGATTATGATCCAAGGTACGTATTCGATTGA
- a CDS encoding uroporphyrinogen decarboxylase family protein produces the protein MQTPRQVIDNLLRGNGADRVGLNDSPWGDTVAKWIKQGLPADDKGNAVDVADHFGFDMRGTGGWFNWQPFPGTDVTIEETDEWKIVKNGAGAHLKWWKNKSGTPEHVDFSITSREIWDRDYRPAIVKDPGARINDDGVKWSADAIAKVHANGDWWGFVGNQFIWENMRASLGDYTMYMSLLTDKEWIHDICRCYTDMYKACWGKIFDSPARPDGVWIYEDLGYKHRLFANPEVLKELIFPYFAELVEFCHSFDLPVVLHTCGFTEPALDMIVDAGFDGLHPMEVKAGNDPLRIAKNYGDKLCLIGGLDARILESHDRDHIRKEVTALIEGMKACNAKYVYASDHSISTNVDYDDFRFSLDVYREHMLY, from the coding sequence ATGCAGACTCCCCGCCAGGTGATCGACAATCTGCTTCGCGGCAACGGCGCCGACCGCGTCGGGCTTAACGACAGTCCCTGGGGCGACACCGTCGCCAAGTGGATCAAGCAGGGCCTGCCCGCCGACGACAAGGGCAACGCCGTTGACGTGGCCGACCACTTCGGCTTCGACATGCGCGGCACGGGCGGATGGTTCAACTGGCAGCCGTTTCCGGGCACCGACGTGACGATCGAGGAAACCGACGAGTGGAAGATCGTCAAGAACGGCGCCGGAGCGCACCTGAAGTGGTGGAAGAACAAGTCCGGAACGCCCGAGCATGTCGACTTCAGCATTACCAGCCGCGAGATCTGGGACCGCGACTACCGCCCGGCCATCGTCAAGGACCCCGGGGCTCGCATCAATGACGACGGGGTCAAGTGGTCGGCCGACGCGATCGCCAAGGTGCATGCCAACGGCGACTGGTGGGGCTTCGTGGGCAACCAGTTCATCTGGGAGAACATGCGGGCCAGCCTGGGCGACTACACGATGTACATGTCGCTGTTGACGGACAAGGAGTGGATCCACGACATCTGCCGCTGCTACACCGACATGTACAAGGCGTGCTGGGGCAAAATCTTCGACTCCCCCGCCCGCCCCGACGGCGTCTGGATCTATGAAGACCTCGGCTACAAGCACCGCCTCTTCGCCAACCCCGAAGTCCTGAAGGAACTGATCTTCCCGTACTTCGCCGAGCTGGTGGAATTCTGCCACAGCTTTGACCTGCCGGTGGTGCTGCATACGTGCGGGTTCACCGAGCCGGCGCTGGACATGATCGTCGATGCCGGGTTCGACGGTCTGCACCCGATGGAAGTCAAGGCCGGCAACGATCCGCTACGCATCGCGAAGAACTACGGCGACAAGCTGTGCCTGATCGGCGGGCTGGACGCGCGCATCCTCGAGAGCCACGACCGCGACCACATCCGCAAGGAAGTGACCGCCCTGATCGAAGGCATGAAGGCCTGCAACGCCAAGTACGTTTATGCCTCAGACCATTCGATCTCGACGAACGTCGACTACGACGACTTCCGCTTCTCGCTGGACGTCTACCGCGAGCACATGCTGTATTGA
- the thrC gene encoding threonine synthase — translation MNYISTRGGVTPIAFQDAVMMGLADDGGLLVPESIPDVRARFETWRQLAYADLAMEIIGLYVDDIPKTELNALIQRTYLSPQVFDPAPAPLARVGDIFVLELWHGPTLSFKDIALQFLGNLFEYILSRRGGRLNILGATSGDTGSAAICGVRGRKGIDIFMMHPAGRVSAIQQRQMTTVLDDNVHNIAVDGTFDDCQGIMKTLAADLDFKRRYGIGAVNSVNWARVLAQIVYYFHAAFEAQRLTGAANVRFAVPTGNFGDVLAGWYAMQMGAPIDTLILATNENDILARFFNSGTYSRGSVAHTISPAMDIQVASNFERYLFHKIGRDSAKLRELMQQFAATGSLSIPTAPGGRVDESILASAGTTDQCLATIAKYYKQHHYVLDPHTAVAVSVAERLGAMAAVSQPSCPTICLSTAHGSKFPDAIRQATAADPTHHPSIDALANLPERCAKLPNDPAAVREFIAKTVKLQTNC, via the coding sequence ATGAACTACATCTCCACACGCGGCGGCGTGACGCCCATCGCGTTTCAGGACGCGGTGATGATGGGGCTGGCCGACGACGGCGGGCTGCTCGTGCCCGAGTCGATCCCCGACGTGCGCGCCCGCTTCGAGACGTGGCGCCAGTTGGCGTACGCTGACCTGGCGATGGAAATCATCGGTCTCTACGTGGACGACATTCCCAAGACCGAGCTCAACGCGCTGATCCAGCGGACCTATCTGAGCCCGCAGGTGTTCGACCCGGCCCCGGCCCCGCTGGCGCGCGTGGGCGATATCTTCGTGCTCGAGCTCTGGCACGGGCCGACGCTGTCGTTCAAGGACATCGCCCTGCAGTTTCTGGGCAACCTGTTCGAGTACATCCTGAGCCGCCGCGGCGGGCGGCTGAACATTCTCGGCGCCACCAGCGGCGACACCGGCAGTGCCGCCATCTGCGGCGTCCGCGGCCGCAAGGGGATCGACATCTTCATGATGCACCCGGCGGGCCGAGTCTCGGCCATCCAGCAGCGACAGATGACCACGGTGCTGGACGACAACGTGCATAACATCGCCGTCGACGGCACGTTCGACGACTGCCAAGGGATCATGAAGACTCTCGCGGCCGATCTGGATTTCAAGCGCCGCTACGGCATCGGCGCGGTCAACTCGGTGAACTGGGCCCGCGTGCTGGCGCAGATCGTGTACTACTTCCATGCGGCCTTCGAGGCCCAGCGGCTCACCGGCGCCGCCAACGTCCGCTTCGCCGTTCCGACGGGCAACTTCGGCGACGTGCTGGCCGGATGGTACGCCATGCAGATGGGCGCCCCCATCGACACGCTCATCCTGGCCACCAACGAGAACGACATCCTCGCGCGGTTCTTCAACAGCGGCACATACAGCCGCGGCAGCGTCGCACACACCATCAGCCCCGCGATGGACATCCAGGTCGCCAGCAACTTCGAGCGATACCTTTTCCACAAAATAGGCCGCGACAGCGCCAAGCTGCGCGAGCTGATGCAGCAGTTCGCCGCCACCGGCAGCCTGAGCATCCCGACCGCCCCCGGCGGCCGCGTGGACGAATCCATCCTCGCCAGCGCCGGCACCACCGACCAGTGCCTGGCCACCATCGCCAAATACTACAAGCAACACCACTACGTCCTCGACCCCCACACGGCAGTGGCCGTCAGCGTGGCCGAGCGCCTGGGTGCCATGGCGGCCGTTTCCCAGCCGTCATGCCCCACGATTTGCCTGTCCACTGCCCACGGTTCCAAATTCCCCGACGCCATCCGCCAAGCCACCGCCGCCGATCCCACGCACCATCCCTCGATCGACGCCCTGGCTAACTTACCTGAGCGATGTGCAAAGCTGCCGAACGATCCGGCCGCCGTACGCGAATTCATCGCCAAGACAGTAAAGCTTCAAACAAATTGCTGA